In Sphingomonas sp. LT1P40, the DNA window CGTCCGGCTGCGCGGCCCGCCAACGACGTGATCGAAATCCCGCTCCACGGCCGCATCGCCGCCGGTGTGCCGATCGAGGCGATGGAGGGATCGACCATGCTCCCGGTCCCCGCCGCGTTGCTCGGATCGGGCGAACATTATGCGCTCGAAGTCGCCGGTGACTCGATGGTCGAGGCCGGGATTTTCGACGGCGATTATGCCCTCATCCGCCGTCAGGAAACAGCCCGCGACGGTGAGATCGTCGTGGCGCTGATCGAGGATAGCGAAGCGACGCTCAAATATTTCCGCAACGAAGGCAGCATGGTGAGGCTCGACCCCGCCAACCGCGCCTACGACCCCCAGCGCTATCGCCCCGATCAGGTGCGTGTGCAGGGCAAGCTCGCCGGATTGCTGCGCCGCTATTGATCTTCTTAGCCCCTCCCCTTCAGGGGAGGGGTTGGGGTGGGGCCTGTCAGCACAGGCCCACGTCAGCGAAGTGTCTAGGAGACCCAAATGACCATCGCCGGTGGCTGTCACTGCGGCGCGATCCGCTACCAACTTACCGGTGAACCGCTCCACGGCGGTCAGGCGCTGTGCCATTGTTCCGATTGCCGCCGCGCATCGGGCGCGCCGATGGTCGGCTGGGCGATGTATCCCGAGGATGCGCTGACCGTCACCCAGGGCAGCCCGCGCGAATATGCCTCGTCCGACCATGGCCGCCGCTGGTTCTGCGAAACCTGCGGCACCGGCCTCATCTACCGCAACGACCAGAATCTCCCGGGCCTTGTCGACATCCAGGCCGCGACCCTCGACGACCCCGACACAGTGGCCGCGGTCGCCCATATCCAGACCGCCGAACGTGTCGGCTGGATGAAGAACGCGCACGATCTGCCCGAGTTTTCGCGCTTTCCGGGAATGGAATGACCGCCGCCACAAGTGCGGAAGTCATATCATTCTATAACGTGACGACATCACTGATTTTCTCGTCACCCCGAGCTTGACCCGGGGTCCCGCTTTTTCGACCGGTCGCCATTAGCGGGACCCCGGGTCAAGCCCGGGGTGACGGTCGTTAGTTCAAGCTGAAGTCATCATGCTTCAGCTGCGGAGCGCGGCCTGCGTCGTCTCTACTGTGGACGATCCCAGCAGGGCGGGTTCGCGCAGCCATAGATGCCGTCCTCCCCGCCAACGCGCGGTGTCTTGCGCTGGGCATCCTCCCGCGCCTTTGCGTCGCGCCGGTCCTGCTCCTCGCGGGCACGCGCGTTTCCGCCGGATCCGCCGCCGCCATCGTCGCCGCCCCCGGCGCTGGGCGCATAGCCGTCTCTACCCGACACGCCTGAACTCGAACTCGAACTCGACGACGCGACCGCCGCGACAACGACAAGCCCGACCAGCGCCGCGATCGCCGCACCCTGACCCGGTGTGCGCAGCCCCCGGCACCCGATCAGCGTGTCCTGAAACTCGATGCAGGAGAATTTTCCGTCGGCCACCCGCACCCGCACATGCCCGCGCGCGCCGCCGACATAGGAAAAATCGGCATTGAGCTGATAGATCGAGGTGCTGAGCGTCGTGACCCGCGCGTTGCGAATGCTTCCGCGTGCATATTCATTGATCGCCCAGCCGCGCGAATCCGCTGCCACCAGTTGATCGAGATACTGGTTGATCCGGCCCCAATCGGGCGCCGCCGGGCGGGCGACGGTCCGCGCCGCCACAGTCGGAACCGGCGCAGCGGGAACGGTCCGCGTCGGTGCCGCCGCCCATCGCTGTTGCCATACGGGCCGAACCGCAAGCCGCGCGGTCTGGTTCATCCGCCGATATCCCGCGCTCGCGTCCAGATAGACGATGTTCACCGGCGCGCCCGAATAATATTGCGACACCTCTGTATCGAAATCGCGGAACGTGTCGGATCGCGTGAAATAGCGGTCCTCCACCGCGATGACGATATCGCCGCGTTGAAGCCCGGTGAACGGACTATTCCGCGCATCCCTCACCTTGAACCCTGCGACCCCGTCGCC includes these proteins:
- a CDS encoding GFA family protein, encoding MTIAGGCHCGAIRYQLTGEPLHGGQALCHCSDCRRASGAPMVGWAMYPEDALTVTQGSPREYASSDHGRRWFCETCGTGLIYRNDQNLPGLVDIQAATLDDPDTVAAVAHIQTAERVGWMKNAHDLPEFSRFPGME
- the lexA gene encoding transcriptional repressor LexA; this encodes MLTRKQHELICFIADRLNDSGVSPSFEEMKEALDLKSKSGVHRLISALEERGFLRRLPNRARALEVLKMPERADAKKAAPTLVAKDNVVALTRPAARPANDVIEIPLHGRIAAGVPIEAMEGSTMLPVPAALLGSGEHYALEVAGDSMVEAGIFDGDYALIRRQETARDGEIVVALIEDSEATLKYFRNEGSMVRLDPANRAYDPQRYRPDQVRVQGKLAGLLRRY